The genomic segment TTTTCGCAAATCGTCGGTCGACTGCAAATTCAGCCAGAACCCGGGTGAAGTTTTCAGGTAAATCGAACGCTTATTTGCCAGCTCAGGACTGACGCTTCCCTTTTGCATCACCAGATCACTCAGATCGCACGCCTGCTCATTCAACGAACGAGCCAACACCGCAATGGTGATACCTGGCGGCTCAAGAAATTCCTCTTTGTGGATTTCAGCAGGATGAACCGGTCGCATTTTACTTTTGCTCATTCTTCCCCTGTTCTCTGCGAACATTTTGCATCGCAGGCTAAGGCTCCATACGACGGGCCGCAAACCAGTCATTGATACTTCTTGTAAACCTCTACTCAGGCGCCGTCCCGCTGCTCGACTACCGTGAAAATACCCGCAGGAAGCGGTCCCGTTGTCAGCTCAAGGAACGACCCATGTCCCTCTCCATCGTCCACAGCCGCGCACAAGTCGGCGTCGATGCCCCTGCCGTCACCGTAGAAGTTCATCTGGCCAACGGCTTGCCATCGCTGACGATGGTCGGCCTGCCCGAAGCGGCCGTGAAGGAAAGCAAAGATCGGGTGCGTAGCGCGATCATCAACTCCGGCCTGCAGTTTCCGGCGCGGCGTATCACGTTGAATCTTGCTCCGGCGGATTTGCCGAAGGACGGCGGTCGTTTCGATCTGGCGATTGCCCTGGGGATTCTCTCCGCCAGCGTGCAGGTGCCGACACTGACGCTGGATGATGTGGAGTGCCTGGGGGAGTTAGCGTTGTCGGGCGAGGTGCGGGCGGTTCGCGGGGTGTTGCCGGCGGCGCTGGCAGCACGCAAGGCCGGGCGGGCGCTGCTGGTGCCGCGGGCCAATGCCGAGGAGGCCTGTCTCGCCTCGGGGCTAAAGGTGTTTGCGGTGGATCACCTGCTGCAAGCGGTGGCGCATTTCAACGGCCATACGCCCGTGGAGCCCTATGTTTCCAATGGTTTGCTGCACGCCAGTAAACCTTACCCCGACTTGAATGAGGTGCAGGGCCAACTCGCGGCCAAGCGGGCGTTGCTGATCGCGGCGGCGGGTGCTCATAACTTGTTGTTCAGCGGGCCACCTGGAACCGGGAAAACGTTGCTGGCCAGCCGTTTGCCCGGGCTGTTGCCGCCCTTGGCCGAGAACGAAGCGCTGGAGGTTGCGGCGATTCAATCGGTGGCCAGTTGTGTGCCGTTGAGCCATTGGCCGCAACGCCCTTTCCGTCAACCGCACCACTCCGCCTCAGGGCCGGCGCTGGTCGGTGGCGGCTCGAAACCACAACCCGGCGAGATCACCCTCGCCCACCATGGCGTGCTGTTTCTGGACGAACTGCCGGAGTTTGATCGCAAGGTGCTGGAGGTCTTGAGGGAGCCGCTGGAATCCGGGCACATCGTGATTTCCCGTGCACGGGACCGGGTTCGTTTCCCGGCACGCTTCCAGCTGGTTGCCGCGATGAATCCCTGCCCCTGTGGATATCTTGGCGAGCCCAGCGGCAAATGCAGTTGCACGCCGGACATGGTGCAGCGTTATCGCAACAAACTGTCGGGGCCGCTGCTGGATCGCATCGATCTGCACCTCACCGTTGCCCGGGAAGCCACAGCGTTGAACCCGGCCCCCAAACCCGGTGACGACACTGTCACTGCCGCGTTGCTGGTCGCCAATGCCAGGGAGCGCCAGCAAAAACGTCAGGGTTGTGCCAATGCTTTCCTTGATCTGCCGGGCCTGCGCACTCACTGCACGTTATCCACAGTCGATGAAAAATGGCTGGAATCGGCCTGTGAACGCCTGACGTTATCGTTACGTGCCGCCCATCGACTGCTCAAGGTAGCCCGCACCTTGGCGGACCTTGAGCAAGTCGACGGCATCACTCGCGAGCATCTGGCCGAAGCGCTGCAGTACCGCCCGACAGCGAGCTGACATAGCTCACTCCTTACTCAAATCCACCAACGGCGTCTGCCGAACCTCAGTCTCGCGCCCAGCCTGAATGTCACCAACGCGTTTCAGCGCGTTATCCACAGCCCCCTTATCCGCCAACAAGCTGTAGTTGATCTGGAACTGCTTCTGCTCTTTCGGGCCAATGGTTGGCACCAGGCCCAGTGGTCTTTGATACCGACGGTTGTAGGAAAAACTCGTGCCCGGCTCCAATCCGGTCACATAACCCTGCCCTTGGGTATCGGTGTTTTTCCACAGCGAGAACACTGGCAACTGTTGGGTATTGAAGCCGACAGAGACGCCGAGACTGGCGGCCTTGTTGTGCAACACGGCGAGCGTGTCGCCCTTGGCATCGGCGTAGGGCACGACGTTGTAAACCGTCTCGTCGTAATCCTTGGTCGGGGCGCGATAGGTTTGCCAGTCCGGCAAATCGCCTTTGGCCTTGTCGTTGAAGGGCGACACCTGTTTAACCGGTACGGCAAAACGGGCGCCCTGCTCCAGGAACGGAGTGCTGAAGTTGCTGTGGTACAGCGCCTGGTACTCCTTCGGATAGTCACCGTTGTTGGTCAACGTGTCGTTGAGGGCGAAAGCTGCGCTGCCGGGTTGGGTGACCAGTTCGGTGGCGACCGAGAAGTCGACTTTCTTGAATGCCTGCTCCTTGAGTTCGCCGCGCAGGCTGATGGTATACGGCGGCTTTTCGTCGATGTGCAGGCTGACTTTGCTGGCCGGGATGTTGGCGGCACGACCATGCAGGGTCAGCAGCTCGCCATTGTCCATGCCTGGGTGGCCGACCCATTCGTAGCCGCAGCGTGCGACCATTTCGTTGAAGCCTTCCAGCCAGCCCAATCCACCACGGCCATTGAGTTCGATGAAGGACGGATTGACCACATCCTTGACCGGCGAATCCCAACCCATGCGCACATCGCCGACCGAGGCACGCAGGACGTTCATCCCGCGTGTCGGCACCACTGAGAGCTTCATCGTGCCGTTATCGATGTCGACAATGCTGACGCCCTCCTGTCGGCCACCGTGCAAGGTGCGCAGCGTCACGGAGAACGGTTTGTCGGTTTTTACGCCGAGCTGTTGACTGGTGATCTGCCAGTTCTGGGCGGCCTTGTCGGTGTCGAGCAGGACGTAGTCCCAGGCCATGGCGTGTGAGGCAGCGGACAACGCGCTGAGTGCAACAACGAGTTTGAGCGGAGTCATGGTGGAAGCCTTTCTTGGAGTTATGCCATTTTTATAGACTTGAAGAATCGTTTCAGCAAGTCAAAAAACAGCACATCTACTGCAAACGCTCAATCCACGACTTCAATATCCAGCAACAGCCCCACCACTTCCATCACCTCATCCAATGCCGCCGCCGCGGCTTCAAGGGATGGCTGCAACAACAGATCATCGGCATAGCCCATGGTCTGGGCGAAGATCTGCCGTGCGGCGCGTTCGGGGGAAGCACAACGGCATACGCCCGCCGCCACCCCCTGCTCGATGATCCCGGCCAGCATTGCCTGCCATTGGGCGTTAACGATCAGGTAAGCCGCCGCCAGGTCGGCGTCATGCATCGCCTCGTCCCAGGCGTCGAGCCACAGCGCCCACCCGGCATCAGCCGAAGACGGCAGGCAGTCCGTGAGAAAAGCCTGCAATGCTTCCAGTGGCGGCAAATCCGCCAGCGGTGCGCGGACTTCTTCAAGCTGTTCATTGGCAAATCGCACAAACGCTTCCCGGCGCAGTTCTTTCCAGTCGGTGAAGTAGTGATAGACGTGGCTGCGCGACAGCCCGGCGTGTTCCGCCAGATCCCGGGTGGAGACGTCGGCGAACCCCTTGCTGCGGAACAGCTCCAGGGCGGCGGCGATGATCTGGTCTTTGCGGTCGATGCGCGACATTTGGAAATAACCTCGTGGCGTCGTACAGATGGACGGCGCTTGCTTCTTGAGCGACTGCTCAAGGATACTTGAGCAGTCGCTCAATAGTAGCGTTTATCTTTCATTTGGTGCACCCATGACAGCCGTCACCCCACAAATTCTTGTCGAGCAAAGCCAAAAGATCGGCCAGCAATCCGCCAGCCAGACGCTCAAGGCCATTGCCAAAGCTTACCCCGGCAAGCTGTTTTTCACGCTGTCGCTGGTCGCGCTGGAGAATGCGTTGCTGCTGGCCTACCCGCTGTTCGCAGGCTTCGCCGTGGACTCGATCATGCGTGGCGATGCCAGCAGCGCGCTGTTTTACGCCTTGGTTGTGCTGGCGTTCTGGGTGGTGGGTGCGGCACGCCGGGCAGTCGACACCCGGACGTTCACGCGGATCTATGCCGATCTTGCGGTGCCGGTGATCCTCAACCAGCGCCTGCAAAATCAGAGCACTTCCACCTCGGCGGCACGAGTGGTGCTGGCCCGGGAGTTTGTGGATTTTTTCGAGAAGCATGTGCCGACCATTGCCACGGCCCTGGTGTCGATTGTCGGTGCGGCGGTGATGTTGCTGGTGATCGAGCCGTGGATCGGCCTGGCCTGCCTGGCGGCGCTACTGCTGTGTATGACTCTGTTGCCGCGTTTTGCTCGGCGCAACCAGCAGTTGCATGAGCGCTTGAATGACCGGCTGGAGAAAGAAATCGGCCTGGTGGAAAAGGTCGGACCTGACACTTTGCAACGCCACTATCGGGTGCTGTCGCGACTGCGCATCGGGTTGTCGGACCGTGAAGCGGCGGCCTTTCTGTTTATCGGCTCGGTCGCGGCGGTGTTGTTCGTGATTGCGATCAGTCAGTTGGCACTGTCGCCAGCGGTGAAGGCCGGGCATGTGTATGCGGTGATGACGTATTTGTGGACGTTTGTCAGCAGCCTGGATGAGGCGCCGTCGATGGTGGATCAGTTGGCGCGGCTCAGGGATATCGGGAAGCGGGTTGATCCGGGGCTTGGGGACACGTCTGAAAATTGAGGTGCTGCCTTCGCGAGCAGGCTTGCTCCCACATGAGATCCTGGGTGAATCCGAGATCAAATGTGGGAGCGAGCCTGCTCGCGAAGCTATTTCAGCGGCACCTCAACGAAACCGGTCAACCTCTTGCCGCAATTCCGCCGCCAGCGATTCCAGCTCCTTGGCGGTAATGGCCAGGTTGGACACCACTTCACGCTGCTCGCTGTTGGCCAACGCAATACTCTGCAAATTGCTGCTCAGCAAAGTCGCCGTGCTGCTCTGTTCCTGAGTGGCCGTGGTGATCGCCGCAAACTGCTGACCCGCCGAACGGCTTTGCTCGTCAATCCGCGCCAGCGCCGAGGCCACGTTGGCATTACGCGACAGGCCTTCCTGCATCAGCACATTGCCTTGCTCCATGGTGCTGATGGCGTTGCCGGTTTCCTGCTGGATGCTCTGGATCATCCCGGAAATTTCGTCGGTCGCCTGACGCGTGCGCGAAGCCAGGTTGCGCACCTCATCCGCCACCACTGCAAAACCACGGCCCTGCTCACCGGCACGGGCCGCTTCGATGGCGGCGTTCAGC from the Pseudomonas sp. N3-W genome contains:
- a CDS encoding HigA family addiction module antitoxin, which translates into the protein MSKSKMRPVHPAEIHKEEFLEPPGITIAVLARSLNEQACDLSDLVMQKGSVSPELANKRSIYLKTSPGFWLNLQSTDDLRKAESEHGHRLETGSGQRGTADRPR
- a CDS encoding aldose 1-epimerase family protein, with the protein product MTPLKLVVALSALSAASHAMAWDYVLLDTDKAAQNWQITSQQLGVKTDKPFSVTLRTLHGGRQEGVSIVDIDNGTMKLSVVPTRGMNVLRASVGDVRMGWDSPVKDVVNPSFIELNGRGGLGWLEGFNEMVARCGYEWVGHPGMDNGELLTLHGRAANIPASKVSLHIDEKPPYTISLRGELKEQAFKKVDFSVATELVTQPGSAAFALNDTLTNNGDYPKEYQALYHSNFSTPFLEQGARFAVPVKQVSPFNDKAKGDLPDWQTYRAPTKDYDETVYNVVPYADAKGDTLAVLHNKAASLGVSVGFNTQQLPVFSLWKNTDTQGQGYVTGLEPGTSFSYNRRYQRPLGLVPTIGPKEQKQFQINYSLLADKGAVDNALKRVGDIQAGRETEVRQTPLVDLSKE
- a CDS encoding TetR/AcrR family transcriptional regulator — its product is MSRIDRKDQIIAAALELFRSKGFADVSTRDLAEHAGLSRSHVYHYFTDWKELRREAFVRFANEQLEEVRAPLADLPPLEALQAFLTDCLPSSADAGWALWLDAWDEAMHDADLAAAYLIVNAQWQAMLAGIIEQGVAAGVCRCASPERAARQIFAQTMGYADDLLLQPSLEAAAAALDEVMEVVGLLLDIEVVD
- a CDS encoding ABC transporter six-transmembrane domain-containing protein, whose translation is MTAVTPQILVEQSQKIGQQSASQTLKAIAKAYPGKLFFTLSLVALENALLLAYPLFAGFAVDSIMRGDASSALFYALVVLAFWVVGAARRAVDTRTFTRIYADLAVPVILNQRLQNQSTSTSAARVVLAREFVDFFEKHVPTIATALVSIVGAAVMLLVIEPWIGLACLAALLLCMTLLPRFARRNQQLHERLNDRLEKEIGLVEKVGPDTLQRHYRVLSRLRIGLSDREAAAFLFIGSVAAVLFVIAISQLALSPAVKAGHVYAVMTYLWTFVSSLDEAPSMVDQLARLRDIGKRVDPGLGDTSEN
- a CDS encoding YifB family Mg chelatase-like AAA ATPase, which codes for MSLSIVHSRAQVGVDAPAVTVEVHLANGLPSLTMVGLPEAAVKESKDRVRSAIINSGLQFPARRITLNLAPADLPKDGGRFDLAIALGILSASVQVPTLTLDDVECLGELALSGEVRAVRGVLPAALAARKAGRALLVPRANAEEACLASGLKVFAVDHLLQAVAHFNGHTPVEPYVSNGLLHASKPYPDLNEVQGQLAAKRALLIAAAGAHNLLFSGPPGTGKTLLASRLPGLLPPLAENEALEVAAIQSVASCVPLSHWPQRPFRQPHHSASGPALVGGGSKPQPGEITLAHHGVLFLDELPEFDRKVLEVLREPLESGHIVISRARDRVRFPARFQLVAAMNPCPCGYLGEPSGKCSCTPDMVQRYRNKLSGPLLDRIDLHLTVAREATALNPAPKPGDDTVTAALLVANARERQQKRQGCANAFLDLPGLRTHCTLSTVDEKWLESACERLTLSLRAAHRLLKVARTLADLEQVDGITREHLAEALQYRPTAS